The following are encoded in a window of Gemmatimonadaceae bacterium genomic DNA:
- a CDS encoding cysteine synthase family protein, with protein MRYPTVSRDILDVVGQTPLVALDRLTAGLPSRILAKLESANPGLSVKDRPALQIIVDAERAGLIEPGDTVIERTSGNMGTGLAIACALKGYKLVVVMSAGNTLERQKAIRALGARVVLVPQVTGKPGQVTGDDLKRVEVVTNELTRKLEAFRADQFKNPSSVKAHFAGTGPEIWKQTRGEVDAFVSMVGSSGTFTGVSRYLKKQNPKVKCVVVEPVAASILSGKRKHPGRHKLQGVGYMEIPQLYEPALVDEFISIGDAEAMRTARKLAKTEGILAGFTSGANVAAALRIAKRSKTPLTIATIITDSGLKYFSTDLYE; from the coding sequence ATGCGCTATCCAACCGTGTCTCGCGACATCCTCGACGTCGTGGGCCAGACGCCGCTCGTGGCCCTCGACCGCCTGACGGCCGGCCTGCCATCGCGAATCCTGGCCAAGCTCGAGTCCGCCAACCCCGGGCTCAGCGTCAAGGACCGCCCCGCGCTGCAGATCATCGTGGACGCGGAGCGGGCCGGGCTCATCGAGCCCGGAGACACCGTCATCGAGCGGACGAGCGGCAACATGGGCACCGGGCTCGCCATCGCCTGCGCCCTCAAGGGCTACAAGCTGGTGGTCGTGATGTCGGCCGGAAACACGCTGGAGCGGCAGAAGGCCATCCGCGCACTGGGCGCCAGGGTGGTGCTCGTGCCGCAGGTGACCGGGAAGCCGGGGCAGGTGACGGGCGACGATCTCAAGCGCGTGGAAGTGGTGACCAACGAGCTGACGCGCAAGCTCGAGGCGTTTCGCGCCGACCAGTTCAAGAATCCGAGCAGCGTCAAGGCGCACTTCGCCGGCACCGGTCCCGAGATCTGGAAGCAGACCAGGGGCGAGGTGGACGCATTCGTGAGCATGGTGGGCTCGTCGGGCACGTTCACCGGCGTGTCGCGCTACCTCAAGAAGCAGAACCCGAAGGTGAAGTGCGTGGTGGTGGAGCCCGTGGCGGCGTCCATTCTGTCCGGTAAGCGCAAGCATCCCGGCCGCCACAAGTTGCAGGGGGTGGGCTACATGGAGATCCCGCAGCTCTACGAGCCGGCGCTCGTCGATGAGTTTATCAGTATAGGCGACGCCGAAGCCATGCGCACCGCGCGGAAGCTGGCGAAGACCGAGGGGATCCTGGCCGGGTTCACCAGCGGGGCGAACGTGGCGGCGGCGCTCAGAATCGCCAAGCGTTCCAAGACGCCGCTCACCATCGCCACCATCATCACCGACTCGGGGCTCAAGTACTTCAGCACCGACCTGTACGAGTAG
- a CDS encoding DPP IV N-terminal domain-containing protein, producing the protein MKVVSISAALAAALVVGCAEQPATAPAGTRAAMSAQPVGPRESLTFYSARDGGSTLHIYLMNPDGSDPVALTSGAWKDQWPDISPNGRDVVFTSNRDGGTHIFRMSTAGGDPVDLTYAAGALDDWARWSPNGHEIAFQSKRDGAAYYHIYVMDLRDASLAQVTDCECASDDMWPEWSPNGTKLSFRRGSTSAGHVYVLNLADGSETDMTPGAAALNQMAPWSQNGTMIAFMSNRDGYPAVYVMNADGSNQVNLTPKAAADLASAWLSRAPAWTRDGRILFMSKRPSTGGDLELFSMTADGGNLVRLTTSAGEDGGPRVR; encoded by the coding sequence ATGAAAGTCGTCAGCATTTCTGCGGCCCTCGCCGCTGCGCTCGTCGTGGGGTGCGCCGAGCAGCCAGCCACCGCTCCGGCGGGAACACGCGCCGCCATGAGCGCACAGCCCGTGGGCCCCAGGGAAAGCCTTACCTTCTACTCTGCGCGGGACGGGGGCAGCACCCTCCACATCTATCTGATGAATCCCGACGGCAGCGATCCGGTTGCGCTCACGAGCGGCGCGTGGAAGGACCAGTGGCCCGACATCTCGCCGAACGGGCGCGACGTGGTGTTCACGTCGAACCGCGACGGCGGCACTCACATCTTCCGCATGAGCACGGCGGGCGGCGACCCGGTGGACCTGACTTACGCAGCCGGCGCGCTCGACGACTGGGCGCGATGGTCCCCCAACGGGCACGAGATCGCGTTCCAAAGCAAACGCGACGGCGCTGCCTACTACCACATCTACGTGATGGATCTTCGCGACGCGAGCCTCGCCCAGGTGACGGACTGTGAATGCGCGAGCGACGACATGTGGCCCGAGTGGTCGCCCAACGGCACGAAGCTCTCCTTCCGCCGCGGCAGCACCTCGGCGGGGCACGTGTACGTGCTGAACCTGGCGGACGGGAGCGAAACGGACATGACGCCGGGCGCGGCGGCGCTGAACCAGATGGCGCCGTGGTCGCAGAACGGAACGATGATCGCGTTCATGAGCAATCGCGACGGCTATCCCGCCGTGTACGTGATGAACGCGGACGGCAGCAACCAGGTGAACCTGACACCGAAGGCCGCCGCCGACCTGGCGAGCGCCTGGTTGAGCCGCGCGCCGGCGTGGACCCGCGACGGGCGGATCCTGTTCATGTCGAAGCGACCCAGCACCGGGGGCGACCTCGAGCTGTTCAGCATGACCGCCGACGGCGGCAATCTCGTCCGGCTCACGACCTCGGCGGGCGAAGATGGAGGGCCGAGGGTCAGGTGA
- a CDS encoding bacterial transcriptional activator domain-containing protein produces the protein MFRLQLFGGATLSGAPGVLTGRVAQRHRMALLALLADAGPCGMSRDKLLACLSPDLCTERARHLLSNSLYLLRHTLGVDAVLGACDMLRFDTAIVGVDIVDFNAALARGDRRTAVDLYAGPFLDGFFLKGSCEFEQWAAEARDRFAGACLAALEALAEAAAAAGDLRAASIWWGRCASHDPCSSRIARRFMLSLAAEGDAAGAVRHARAHALLVRQRLDMEPHPDVLALVEQLRAR, from the coding sequence ATGTTCAGACTGCAGCTCTTCGGCGGGGCGACCCTGTCGGGCGCTCCTGGCGTGCTCACCGGACGCGTTGCGCAGCGCCACCGGATGGCCCTGCTTGCGCTGCTGGCGGACGCCGGCCCGTGCGGCATGAGCCGCGACAAGCTCCTCGCGTGCCTCTCGCCCGATCTGTGCACCGAGCGGGCGCGGCATCTTCTCTCGAACTCGCTCTATCTGCTGCGTCACACGCTGGGCGTGGACGCCGTGCTCGGCGCCTGCGACATGCTGCGCTTCGATACCGCGATCGTCGGCGTGGACATCGTGGACTTCAACGCGGCGCTCGCTCGCGGCGACCGTCGGACGGCGGTGGACCTCTACGCCGGTCCCTTCCTGGACGGGTTCTTCCTCAAGGGCTCTTGCGAGTTCGAGCAGTGGGCGGCCGAGGCGCGCGACCGGTTCGCCGGCGCATGTCTCGCCGCGCTCGAAGCGCTGGCCGAAGCCGCTGCGGCGGCCGGTGATCTCCGCGCCGCGTCGATCTGGTGGGGGCGCTGCGCGTCGCACGACCCGTGCAGCTCGCGGATCGCGCGGCGATTCATGCTGTCGCTCGCCGCCGAGGGAGACGCGGCGGGCGCGGTGCGCCACGCCCGCGCGCATGCGCTGCTGGTCCGACAGCGGCTGGACATGGAGCCGCACCCGGACGTGCTTGCGTTAGTCGAGCAACTGCGCGCGCGGTGA